The following are from one region of the Tepidamorphus gemmatus genome:
- a CDS encoding ATP-binding cassette domain-containing protein, whose protein sequence is MSAPLVAARGLVVAYGGGGGLFARRRLGVPVLRGVDFAVHRGETVGVVGESGSGKSTLGRALLGLVRPVAGTVSFDGIDLLGLDEAGWRPLRRRMQMIFQDPMSSLNPRHTIGRILAEPALLHGLAPDRHTAERIAGDVLDRVGLPAAAIDRYPHELSGGQRQRVGIARAVVLRPDFVLADEIVSGLDVSTQAQVLTILKGLTAEMGLAMAFISHDLSVVRALCDRVYVMRAGIVEEEGTSEALFRTPKSAYTRMLIDAIPLPDPDPGWLERGAVSEDAA, encoded by the coding sequence ATGAGCGCCCCGCTGGTCGCCGCGCGCGGGCTGGTCGTCGCCTATGGCGGCGGTGGCGGGCTGTTCGCGCGCCGGCGCCTCGGTGTTCCGGTGCTCAGGGGTGTCGATTTCGCCGTCCACCGAGGCGAGACCGTTGGTGTCGTGGGTGAATCCGGATCCGGCAAGAGCACGCTCGGTCGGGCACTGCTCGGGCTGGTCAGGCCGGTGGCGGGAACTGTCTCCTTCGACGGCATCGACCTGCTCGGGCTCGACGAGGCCGGCTGGCGGCCGCTGCGCCGGCGCATGCAGATGATCTTCCAGGACCCGATGTCCTCGCTCAATCCGCGTCACACGATCGGACGGATCCTCGCCGAACCGGCGCTGCTGCACGGCCTCGCCCCGGACCGCCACACGGCGGAGCGGATCGCAGGCGACGTCCTCGACCGCGTCGGGCTGCCGGCCGCCGCGATCGACCGCTATCCCCACGAACTGTCGGGCGGCCAGCGCCAACGGGTCGGCATAGCAAGGGCCGTCGTGCTGAGACCGGATTTCGTGCTGGCGGACGAGATCGTCTCTGGTCTCGACGTCTCCACCCAGGCGCAGGTGCTGACCATCCTCAAGGGGCTGACCGCGGAGATGGGCCTGGCGATGGCGTTCATCAGCCACGATCTTTCCGTCGTCCGCGCGCTCTGCGATCGGGTCTACGTGATGCGGGCGGGGATCGTCGAGGAGGAAGGGACATCGGAGGCCCTGTTCCGCACCCCGAAATCCGCCTACACGCGCATGCTCATCGACGCGATTCCGCTGCCCGACCCTGATCCGGGCTGGCTCGAGCGTGGAGCCGTGTCCGAGGACGCCGCCTGA
- a CDS encoding ABC transporter ATP-binding protein has translation MTAPLLQIAGLSASSLRDGERILRDVSLVMQPGQVHGLVGESGAGKSTIAKAILGILPSGVRIDGGAILFRGRDLVTMPRREFRALLGEELALIPQDPLTALNPGRRIAAQLTDGLRLKSGLSRREAEERALALLEEVHIRDPERVMRVYPHELSGGMRQRVLIAAAFALDPKLVIADEPTTALDVTVQKQILRLIRAMQARHGTAIVFVTHDLGVVAQICDHVTVLYMGKVIEQRPTAELLRDPRAAYTRALIDANPRYDRPGADFHPIPPELIASLRAEILAGDGPAQGRAA, from the coding sequence ATGACCGCGCCGCTGCTGCAGATCGCAGGATTGTCGGCTTCCTCGCTGCGCGACGGCGAGCGAATCCTGCGCGACGTTTCCCTCGTCATGCAGCCCGGCCAGGTGCACGGGCTGGTCGGCGAATCGGGCGCCGGCAAGTCGACGATCGCCAAGGCGATCCTCGGTATCCTGCCGTCCGGCGTGCGCATCGACGGCGGCGCGATCCTGTTCCGGGGGCGCGACCTCGTGACGATGCCGCGCCGCGAATTCCGTGCGCTGCTCGGCGAAGAGCTCGCCCTCATTCCGCAGGATCCGTTGACCGCCCTCAACCCCGGCCGCCGGATCGCTGCCCAGCTCACCGACGGCCTTCGCCTGAAGAGCGGCCTGTCGCGGCGCGAGGCCGAGGAGAGGGCACTGGCGCTGCTCGAGGAGGTGCATATCCGAGATCCCGAGCGGGTGATGCGGGTCTATCCGCACGAACTGTCCGGCGGCATGCGCCAGCGGGTGCTGATCGCCGCCGCCTTCGCGCTCGACCCGAAGCTGGTCATCGCCGACGAGCCGACCACCGCGCTCGACGTCACCGTTCAGAAGCAGATCCTGCGTCTGATCCGCGCCATGCAGGCCCGCCACGGCACGGCCATCGTCTTCGTCACCCACGATCTCGGGGTCGTCGCGCAGATCTGCGACCACGTCACCGTGCTCTACATGGGCAAGGTGATCGAGCAGCGTCCGACCGCCGAGCTGCTGCGCGACCCGCGCGCCGCCTATACCCGGGCGCTGATCGACGCCAATCCGCGCTACGACCGGCCGGGCGCGGACTTCCATCCGATCCCGCCCGAACTGATCGCGAGCCTGCGGGCCGAGATTCTCGCCGGCGACGGCCCGGCCCAGGGGAGAGCTGCATGA